The Echinicola rosea genome has a segment encoding these proteins:
- a CDS encoding DUF5004 domain-containing protein, producing MKNTLRILKHVLLCAVCSWTFGSCLELNSESQQETIEESVKDISGEWQIKKAFRNDLDITEMMDFSQFRIVFSTDHTYQVSNYLPFLVKDNGEWFLDDPQYPFYISMVPSDGEEVNTEFDFPIANGDREIRLAFSPGCSNNAYEYVLERVKK from the coding sequence ATGAAAAATACACTCAGAATACTTAAGCATGTACTGCTTTGTGCGGTGTGCAGCTGGACCTTTGGTTCTTGTTTGGAACTGAATAGTGAAAGCCAACAGGAAACCATCGAAGAAAGTGTCAAGGATATCAGTGGGGAATGGCAAATAAAAAAGGCCTTTCGAAATGATCTTGATATTACCGAAATGATGGACTTTTCCCAGTTCAGGATTGTTTTTTCTACCGATCATACTTATCAGGTCAGTAATTACCTTCCTTTTTTGGTGAAGGACAACGGTGAATGGTTCTTGGATGATCCCCAATACCCATTTTATATCAGCATGGTTCCGTCAGACGGGGAAGAGGTGAATACCGAATTTGACTTTCCGATAGCGAATGGCGATCGTGAGATCCGCTTGGCTTTTAGCCCCGGCTGTTCCAATAATGCATATGAGTACGTACTAGAACGAGTGAAAAAATGA
- a CDS encoding DUF4961 domain-containing protein, which yields MKYIRLINKKWVYTNVLIAIVAFLLTMCLFLDGIEYPETVVANEEATFHMKVRVDAADNSDNVRLVIGYLVPKSWKASENTTVSYTSSIDEGEMNMSLIPTESLPKNGGGVTWSQGIKAKYGFGPNVLDDMEWVAYWSDRVYNVANGEDITADIAITTKIGPDNLRVKLGFFVNHTNDGLSEDTDHFKVEFTDCISVTDGEGDVTDFCELHFNSAQPLSASKDDIVTLRYQGDIGDNPLDPYEEIYLCSKVITDKGNEYAVCDATSKSKMMKASTFGRTFSLTFWPAGFYGVPEDESILRLEYTFTNADGSVELQDEEEGGSPRPFVYTFKCE from the coding sequence ATGAAGTATATACGGTTGATAAATAAAAAGTGGGTTTATACCAATGTGCTGATTGCCATAGTGGCCTTTTTGCTCACCATGTGCCTTTTTTTGGATGGTATAGAATATCCTGAGACGGTAGTGGCCAATGAAGAGGCAACCTTCCATATGAAAGTAAGGGTGGATGCTGCCGACAACAGTGATAACGTAAGATTGGTGATTGGGTACCTGGTACCTAAAAGCTGGAAAGCCTCCGAAAATACCACTGTCAGTTATACCAGTAGTATCGATGAAGGAGAAATGAACATGTCTTTGATCCCTACGGAAAGCCTTCCGAAAAACGGGGGCGGCGTGACTTGGTCACAAGGTATCAAGGCCAAATACGGTTTTGGCCCCAATGTACTGGACGATATGGAGTGGGTCGCCTATTGGTCCGATAGGGTCTATAACGTAGCCAATGGGGAAGATATTACGGCCGACATTGCCATAACGACGAAGATAGGGCCCGATAATTTGAGAGTGAAATTGGGATTCTTTGTAAACCATACCAATGACGGTTTGAGCGAAGATACAGATCATTTCAAAGTAGAGTTTACAGATTGTATATCTGTGACCGATGGAGAAGGGGATGTGACCGACTTTTGTGAGCTGCATTTTAATTCTGCCCAGCCACTTTCGGCCAGTAAGGATGATATCGTGACCTTGAGGTATCAAGGGGACATTGGGGATAATCCTTTGGATCCATATGAAGAAATCTATTTGTGTTCCAAGGTCATCACCGATAAAGGGAATGAATATGCTGTATGCGATGCTACTTCAAAATCAAAAATGATGAAAGCATCCACTTTTGGAAGGACCTTTAGCCTGACTTTTTGGCCGGCAGGATTCTATGGGGTGCCAGAAGATGAAAGCATCCTGAGACTGGAATACACTTTTACCAATGCGGATGGATCTGTGGAATTACAGGATGAGGAAGAAGGGGGGTCTCCACGTCCCTTTGTATATACGTTCAAGTGCGAATAA
- a CDS encoding RagB/SusD family nutrient uptake outer membrane protein yields the protein MKNNYLPLLSVCCLCIGMISCQQSFLDETQTTNLDEQTVFSDSTFTMSFLMDIYTGVGFSEDPGRFGAGGIRSGGLQTATDEAEPRILSSITTDIQFITGTVNPLIIDDAPWRVGYSNIRKVNQFLAHLPEAPLDESLKTRLKAEARFLRAWYYGILLKHYGGVPLIGDRVFQSPDEILAQRNTFAECVEYIVAECDAAALDLPNRPSGRNHGRAGAGSCMALKARVLLYAASPLFNGSGFGDDKAELVGYTDHDPERWRMAWEAARAVIAVQEFDLFVDNATAPGLGFYKLFLASDFAAEGAYIGTLFEIKQGHGNYREQLFNPPSRGGGGGGFPYQELVDAFGMSNGKPITDPSSGYDPGDPYAGRDPRFYNSIVYDQTPLRNAGTPDVPVDIYTGNYNGEPQGQDAVFTGTPTGYYGKKFLHKATAANWFIAVPQSRPLLRYAEVLLNFAEARNEYLGPDAEVYSALEAIRMRAGLDPYALPSGLTKEEMREVIRNERRVELALEGHRFWDVRRWMIAEEVGNQTKTGMEVQRNGSTVTYNHFDVRKHVFRKAAYFWPIPYDEVAKSPELVQNPYY from the coding sequence ATGAAGAACAATTACTTACCCTTACTTAGTGTTTGCTGTTTGTGTATTGGAATGATCTCCTGTCAACAAAGCTTTTTGGATGAGACCCAAACGACGAACCTGGATGAGCAAACCGTTTTTTCCGACAGTACTTTTACCATGTCCTTTCTGATGGACATTTACACGGGAGTCGGTTTTTCGGAAGATCCTGGCCGTTTCGGAGCTGGTGGGATCCGGAGTGGGGGCCTGCAGACGGCCACAGATGAAGCAGAACCTCGTATTTTGTCCTCGATTACGACGGATATCCAGTTTATTACCGGAACGGTAAACCCGCTTATAATAGATGATGCCCCTTGGAGGGTAGGCTATTCCAATATACGGAAGGTGAACCAGTTCTTGGCGCACTTGCCCGAGGCACCGCTGGATGAAAGTCTAAAGACACGGCTCAAAGCAGAAGCACGTTTCCTGCGGGCTTGGTATTATGGTATTCTACTGAAGCATTATGGAGGTGTTCCCTTAATTGGTGATAGGGTGTTCCAGTCCCCGGATGAGATCCTTGCCCAAAGAAATACCTTTGCGGAATGTGTGGAATATATTGTTGCCGAATGCGATGCTGCAGCGTTGGATCTGCCCAACCGCCCATCTGGTCGTAACCATGGGAGGGCAGGTGCAGGTTCCTGTATGGCCTTGAAGGCAAGGGTTCTTTTATATGCAGCGAGTCCATTGTTCAATGGAAGTGGATTTGGTGATGATAAAGCGGAATTGGTCGGTTATACCGATCATGATCCGGAACGATGGCGAATGGCCTGGGAAGCGGCCAGGGCAGTGATAGCCGTTCAGGAATTTGATCTTTTTGTGGACAATGCCACAGCGCCGGGGCTGGGATTTTACAAATTGTTCCTGGCCAGTGATTTTGCAGCAGAAGGTGCATATATAGGTACCCTGTTTGAAATCAAGCAAGGTCATGGCAATTATAGGGAGCAACTGTTCAATCCCCCGTCCCGTGGAGGTGGAGGTGGTGGGTTCCCTTACCAGGAACTGGTGGATGCTTTTGGCATGAGCAATGGAAAACCCATTACAGATCCGTCTTCAGGATACGATCCCGGTGACCCTTATGCTGGACGGGATCCCCGTTTTTACAATTCCATTGTATACGATCAGACACCATTGAGAAATGCAGGAACGCCGGATGTGCCGGTGGATATTTATACCGGGAACTATAATGGAGAGCCACAGGGACAGGATGCCGTATTTACCGGTACACCAACGGGGTATTACGGGAAAAAATTCCTGCATAAAGCAACGGCGGCCAACTGGTTCATTGCTGTTCCCCAATCAAGGCCATTACTGCGCTATGCAGAGGTACTGTTAAATTTTGCTGAAGCTAGAAACGAATATTTGGGGCCAGATGCAGAGGTATATAGTGCCTTGGAAGCTATTCGCATGCGTGCCGGGCTGGATCCTTATGCCTTGCCTTCCGGGTTGACCAAAGAAGAAATGAGGGAAGTCATCCGTAATGAAAGAAGGGTAGAGCTGGCCTTGGAAGGTCACCGGTTTTGGGATGTGAGGAGATGGATGATTGCCGAGGAGGTGGGAAATCAGACCAAAACCGGCATGGAAGTTCAGCGAAACGGCAGCACGGTGACCTATAATCACTTTGATGTAAGGAAGCATGTGTTCAGAAAGGCAGCATACTTTTGGCCCATACCTTATGATGAGGTGGCCAAATCACCCGAACTTGTTCAAAACCCCTACTATTGA
- the lgt gene encoding prolipoprotein diacylglyceryl transferase: protein MPFHVHAHIFWNPDTILFHLPNIGVSLYWYGFLWALGLILSRQIGKFIFLRDKRYMESLPTLFFYIVIPAVLGARLGHFLFYDPAIFLSSPLKIITPPFSGMASHGGVAGIIIGVLAFCRIHRWNYLWVMDRLAIVALIPGVTIRLGNLVNSEIIGKPADLPWSFIFAQVDFIPRHPAQLYEAIAYSTLFFVFFWLWKTQSKKLGNGFFLGGILATLWSVRFAIEFVKENQVPFEEQLPLNMGQLLSIPFALLGLWLIHYSFRKGPDPYHSLIPSRAPANYLS from the coding sequence ATGCCTTTCCATGTTCACGCACATATATTTTGGAACCCCGACACAATTTTGTTCCACCTCCCCAATATCGGCGTCTCTTTATATTGGTATGGATTCCTGTGGGCACTAGGGCTCATACTTAGTAGGCAAATAGGAAAGTTTATCTTTCTCCGTGATAAACGGTATATGGAAAGCCTGCCTACCTTGTTTTTCTATATCGTGATACCGGCTGTACTAGGTGCCAGACTTGGGCATTTTTTATTTTACGATCCAGCAATATTTTTATCCTCCCCCCTGAAAATCATCACCCCTCCCTTTTCGGGCATGGCCAGTCATGGAGGTGTAGCAGGGATCATAATAGGCGTTCTTGCCTTCTGCAGGATCCATCGCTGGAACTATCTTTGGGTAATGGACCGGTTGGCCATTGTAGCTTTAATCCCCGGGGTTACGATCCGGCTTGGTAATTTGGTCAATTCTGAAATTATCGGAAAGCCTGCTGACCTTCCCTGGTCATTTATCTTTGCTCAAGTTGATTTTATTCCCAGGCATCCGGCCCAACTTTACGAAGCTATTGCATATTCAACGCTCTTTTTTGTCTTTTTTTGGCTATGGAAAACCCAGTCCAAAAAACTTGGAAATGGTTTTTTTCTGGGAGGAATCTTGGCCACCTTATGGTCGGTAAGGTTCGCTATCGAATTTGTAAAGGAAAACCAAGTACCTTTTGAAGAGCAACTACCCCTTAATATGGGACAATTGTTGAGTATACCTTTCGCCTTGCTGGGGCTCTGGTTGATCCATTACTCCTTCCGGAAGGGACCCGATCCTTATCACTCCCTTATTCCTAGTCGGGCTCCTGCCAATTATCTGTCCTGA